Proteins encoded together in one Lathyrus oleraceus cultivar Zhongwan6 chromosome 5, CAAS_Psat_ZW6_1.0, whole genome shotgun sequence window:
- the LOC127085697 gene encoding uncharacterized protein LOC127085697 — protein MGKWNHRPRFFSRRRSPDRPSVFYDIKAPLPDFRHDGIPLWEKKYCTLSGCVAWQKIVDSKELIYCHQNVLDWKDSGAEEAFQNAKKRYWAKIKNLPCDISLPDLDAYIEHVDWNPCIDPELIKEIDNAHFTIPDEEEQDEEEQENALNNKRTKISADGEDPWESAAKSLGRTVENNKVQGQNQGDYHDNSENAVTTNNPWQSNFFHGNQRLTDNAWEGGHDKSSGWKEGRDHSNQCGYWNSGCSPKNKGWGNARDSSWCQQQPNNLANIGNSWEHNSSKQNVIPMNTGWGNSGTNVSRWKQQEKAYVSSDSQFRRNNGGGWTGGNQNYQMREGSNRHNSGYNGSQFQRGDSQTGHYWKREQSRKRDFRAR, from the exons ATGGGGAAATGGAATCATCGTCCTCGGTTCTTCTCCCGTCGTAGATCTCCCGATCGTCCTTCTGTTTTCTACGACATCAAAGCCCCTCTTCCTG ATTTTCGGCACGATGGAATACCTTTATGGGAGAAGAAATATTGCACTTTGAGTGGGTGTGTAGCATGGCAGAAGATTGTTGATTCCAAAGAGCTGATCTATTGCCACCAAAATGTGCTCGATTGGAAGGATTCAGGTGCCGAAGAAGCATTTCAAAATGCCAAAAAACGTTACTGGGCGAAAATCAAAAACCTTCCCTGTGACATTTCCCTGCCTGATCTAGATGCTTATATCGAGCATGTAGATTGGAATCCTTGTATTGACCCTGAACTGATCAAGGAAATAGATAACGCACACTTTACTATCCCCGATGAAGAAGAACAAGACGAAGAAGAACAAGAGAATGCCTTAAATAATAAAAGAACAAAGATTTCAGCTGATGGTGAAGATCCTTGGGAATCTGCTGCAAAATCTCTTGGCAGAACTGTAGAAAATAATAAAGTCCAAGGACAAAACCAGGGGGATTATCATGATAATTCTGAAAATGCGGTTACTACGAACAATCCCTGGCAGAGTAACTTCTTTCATGGAAATCAAAGACTGACTGACAATGCTTGGGAAGGTGGTCATGATAAGTCTTCGGGTTGGAAGGAAGGAAGGGACCATAGTAATCAGTGCGGATATTGGAATTCCGGTTGCTCACCGAAGAATAAAGGATGGGGCAACGCCAGGGATAGTTCTTGGTGCCAGCAACAACCAAATAATTTGGCTAATATTGGAAACTCTTGGGAACACAATTCTAGTAAACAAAATGTAATTCCAATGAACACGGGATGGGGAAACAGTGGCACAAATGTATCAAGATGGAAGCAACAAGAAAAAGCTTATGTTTCAAGCGACTCGCAATTTAGAAGGAACAATGGAGGAGGTTGGACTGGTGGGAATCAGAATTACCAAATGAGGGAAGGCTCTAACAGACATAATTCAGGCTATAATGGATCTCAATTTCAAAGGGGTGATAGTCAAACAGGTCATTACTGGAAGA